A portion of the Acidisarcina polymorpha genome contains these proteins:
- a CDS encoding SBBP repeat-containing protein — MKVPLLLTTCLLSTTFLTAHSQTVAADLPSKLASRSVPATSIQSAPPAVSATRSQLPLSFEANQGQTDPQVRFLSRGPGYSLFLTGHAAVLALSKRTPQPGKASSDRPLPSAIAKDQKFETEVVRMELVGASGGLQVSGTDPLPGKVNYFTGSDPSKWHSSIPTYARVKYSSVYPGIDLVYYGNQRQLEYDFVITRNADTHAVKLHFTGAQQLKLARNGDLQILSEGGEIAFHKPIAYQMKDGQRQTVASSFVVSAKNTVAFQLGAYDHNQQLVIDPVLAYSTYLGGSGNSGNFGDYAQSVAVDASGNIYVGGQTFSVDFPVTAGALEPTGGATPGAFLTELDPTLSTLIYSTYFGGFETRVYGLAVDSSGAVYLTGFSGDNFRQPPVPTTRLLVTPPLATSPK; from the coding sequence ATGAAAGTTCCTCTCCTCCTGACAACTTGCCTGCTATCGACGACTTTCCTCACCGCGCATTCACAGACCGTCGCCGCTGACTTGCCGAGTAAGCTCGCATCTCGGTCGGTGCCAGCGACCTCCATCCAGTCAGCGCCGCCGGCAGTATCGGCCACCCGCAGCCAACTACCGTTGAGCTTCGAAGCGAACCAGGGTCAGACTGACCCGCAGGTGCGCTTTCTCTCTCGCGGCCCGGGATACTCCCTCTTTCTGACCGGCCATGCAGCGGTGCTGGCGCTGAGCAAAAGGACACCACAGCCAGGAAAAGCCTCTTCCGATCGGCCACTGCCATCCGCCATTGCAAAAGATCAGAAGTTCGAGACCGAGGTCGTTCGCATGGAACTGGTCGGTGCTTCCGGGGGATTACAGGTAAGCGGGACCGATCCCTTGCCCGGTAAGGTGAACTACTTCACCGGCAGCGATCCTTCGAAGTGGCACAGCAGCATTCCGACTTATGCCCGGGTGAAGTACTCCAGCGTCTACCCCGGTATCGATCTGGTGTACTACGGCAACCAGCGACAACTTGAATATGACTTTGTCATTACCCGGAATGCCGATACTCATGCCGTAAAGCTGCATTTTACCGGAGCTCAGCAATTAAAGCTGGCCAGGAATGGGGATCTGCAGATCCTCTCCGAAGGCGGAGAGATAGCCTTCCATAAGCCGATCGCCTATCAGATGAAAGATGGCCAGCGCCAGACGGTTGCCAGCAGCTTCGTTGTATCGGCGAAGAATACTGTCGCCTTCCAGCTAGGCGCCTACGACCATAACCAGCAGTTAGTGATCGATCCTGTGTTGGCGTATTCGACCTATCTTGGCGGAAGCGGAAACTCGGGAAACTTTGGAGACTACGCCCAGAGCGTCGCGGTGGATGCTAGCGGCAATATCTATGTCGGGGGTCAAACCTTCTCGGTCGACTTTCCGGTTACGGCTGGAGCACTTGAGCCAACTGGCGGCGCCACACCGGGCGCTTTTCTGACCGAGTTAGACCCAACTCTGTCGACCTTGATTTATTCCACCTATTTCGGAGGATTTGAAACACGCGTCTATGGACTCGCCGTAGATAGCAGCGGCGCCGTTTACCTGACCGGTTTTTCGGGCGACAATTTCCGACAACCTCCGGTGCCTACGACACGTCTATTGGTGACACCCCCACTGGCTACATCACCAAAGTAA
- a CDS encoding FtsX-like permease family protein translates to MRFEFFIAARYLRAKRRQAVVGVITAISVAGVAVGVASLIIALAITNGMRRDLQDRLLSSTAHVELMRVQDDGIRDWRALLARLMRLPHVTAAAPGLYEPVLISRGARSGGALIKGILPAQEKTVSDLIQPTIGSVAPLNPDPGDDGQTTPSANSAIPPILIGYDLAETLDAKVGSAVMVISPQGELTPYGLEPKYQRFQVVGIFHSGFYQYDHEMAFIRLADAQRLFGEPDIISVVSFKVDDLYRAGKVGHEIEQAAGPGFLTTNWMESNREIFRALALEQIVTFIVIGLIVCVAALNILIALTMMVMEKTRDIAVLMSFGVRPEQIRRIFLFQGLLISVVGTILGLILGYGASWAGHHYRFQLDPQVYSLDYLPFAPRAMDGVIVALVSLSVSLLATLYPSSSAARVLPAEALRYE, encoded by the coding sequence ATGCGTTTTGAATTCTTCATAGCCGCGCGTTACCTGCGGGCGAAACGACGGCAGGCGGTGGTTGGGGTGATCACCGCCATCTCTGTTGCGGGCGTCGCGGTAGGCGTGGCTTCGCTGATTATTGCGCTGGCCATCACCAATGGCATGCGGCGCGATTTGCAGGATCGTCTGCTGAGTTCGACCGCGCATGTGGAGCTGATGCGAGTGCAGGACGACGGCATCCGCGACTGGCGGGCGCTACTGGCCAGGCTGATGCGGCTGCCGCATGTGACGGCGGCCGCCCCGGGGCTGTATGAGCCGGTGCTGATCTCGCGGGGCGCCCGTTCGGGTGGAGCGCTGATCAAGGGCATTCTTCCGGCGCAGGAGAAGACGGTCAGCGACTTGATCCAGCCGACGATCGGCAGCGTGGCTCCGTTGAATCCGGACCCGGGCGACGATGGGCAGACGACACCGTCGGCAAACTCAGCGATCCCTCCGATCCTGATCGGCTATGACCTGGCGGAGACGCTTGATGCCAAGGTAGGTTCGGCGGTGATGGTCATCAGCCCGCAGGGCGAACTGACCCCTTATGGGTTGGAGCCGAAGTATCAGCGTTTCCAGGTGGTTGGAATCTTCCACTCCGGCTTCTACCAATATGACCATGAGATGGCCTTTATCCGGCTGGCTGACGCACAGCGGCTCTTCGGCGAACCGGACATTATCTCGGTGGTTTCTTTTAAGGTCGACGACCTCTATCGCGCCGGGAAGGTCGGCCATGAGATCGAGCAGGCAGCAGGACCGGGATTCTTGACCACGAATTGGATGGAGTCGAACCGGGAGATCTTTCGCGCCCTGGCCCTGGAGCAGATCGTGACCTTCATCGTGATCGGCTTGATCGTCTGCGTGGCGGCGCTTAACATCCTGATTGCCTTGACCATGATGGTGATGGAGAAGACCCGGGACATCGCGGTGCTGATGTCATTCGGAGTGCGGCCGGAACAGATCCGGCGGATCTTCCTGTTCCAGGGCTTGCTGATCAGCGTGGTGGGGACGATTCTGGGTTTGATTCTCGGATACGGAGCGTCCTGGGCGGGCCATCACTACCGGTTTCAGCTGGATCCCCAGGTTTATTCGCTGGATTACCTGCCATTCGCCCCGCGAGCGATGGATGGCGTGATTGTTGCCCTGGTTTCGCTGAGTGTATCGCTGCTGGCGACACTGTACCCTTCTTCGTCGGCGGCGCGGGTCTTGCCGGCGGAGGCGCTCCGGTATGAATGA
- a CDS encoding SDR family oxidoreductase, whose translation MILVTGASGSLGRFVLEEVQKSGVPHIALYRSEEDARKVPAGTKAVFGDFADKASLARALAGVDSLFLVCSPIPALVELESNVIDVAKESGVRFVLLNSALGAADYPKSFPSWHRAVEDKLKGSGLEYSILRPNAFMQNILAYMAPSIRKEGAFYAAMGEAKTSFIDARDIARVAATILNAPGEHAGKIYELNGPEAVTNGELAARISRVAKRPVQFIDIPESAQRASMLGLGMPEWQVDALLDLQRYYTGGQGGEVTDVLEMLLGREPTRLDAFLAEFAESFRNEAAK comes from the coding sequence ATGATTCTCGTCACGGGCGCCTCAGGATCACTGGGGCGGTTTGTACTCGAAGAAGTCCAGAAGAGCGGCGTACCGCATATCGCTCTTTATCGCAGCGAGGAAGATGCCCGCAAAGTTCCTGCCGGGACGAAGGCGGTCTTTGGGGATTTTGCCGACAAAGCCAGCCTTGCCCGGGCCCTCGCTGGGGTCGATTCCCTCTTCCTGGTGTGCTCGCCGATTCCGGCACTGGTGGAACTCGAAAGCAACGTCATCGACGTTGCGAAAGAGAGCGGCGTTCGATTCGTGCTACTCAACTCCGCGCTCGGGGCGGCCGACTATCCCAAGTCGTTCCCGAGCTGGCATCGCGCGGTTGAAGACAAGCTGAAAGGTTCGGGCTTGGAGTACTCCATTCTGCGGCCAAATGCGTTTATGCAGAACATCCTCGCCTATATGGCGCCGAGCATTCGCAAGGAGGGGGCGTTTTATGCGGCGATGGGCGAGGCGAAAACCAGCTTCATCGACGCGCGCGATATTGCTCGAGTGGCAGCGACTATTCTCAATGCCCCTGGCGAACACGCCGGCAAAATCTATGAATTAAATGGGCCGGAAGCGGTCACTAATGGCGAACTTGCAGCCCGCATCAGCCGGGTAGCGAAGCGACCCGTCCAATTTATCGATATACCGGAGTCGGCGCAGCGGGCGAGTATGCTCGGTCTCGGCATGCCCGAATGGCAGGTGGATGCCTTGCTCGACCTGCAGCGCTACTACACTGGCGGCCAGGGCGGTGAAGTCACGGACGTTCTCGAAATGCTGCTGGGAAGAGAACCAACTCGCCTTGATGCGTTCCTGGCCGAGTTTGCAGAGAGCTTTCGCAACGAAGCAGCGAAATAG
- a CDS encoding ABC transporter ATP-binding protein, translated as MGMDEVDAAGASLAPSGAMLADVYARFPEDSSEVLRVERLRKEYLTGRGRLVLFEEISFSVARGDLLAIVGESGAGKSTLLHILGALDTATSGDVYFASTLLNFSSPRQSADFRNREVGYVWQFHYLLPEFTAQENVAMPLLARGEPRKSALEKAKHWLHEVELGDRAEHRSGELSGGEQQRISLARALITQPKILLADEPTGDLDGRTADVVFSLVERLHRSHGLTSLIVTHNTALAQRCSRVLRLEKGRIYEELPAVGRA; from the coding sequence ATGGGAATGGACGAGGTCGACGCGGCCGGCGCAAGTCTGGCTCCCTCGGGAGCGATGCTGGCTGACGTGTACGCCCGGTTCCCGGAAGATTCTTCGGAAGTGCTTCGAGTGGAGCGTCTGCGTAAGGAGTACTTGACTGGCCGCGGGCGGTTGGTGCTCTTCGAGGAGATCTCGTTTTCGGTCGCACGGGGCGACCTGCTGGCGATTGTGGGGGAGTCGGGAGCGGGAAAGAGCACGCTTTTGCACATTCTCGGTGCTCTTGATACAGCGACTTCCGGTGACGTATACTTCGCGTCAACGCTATTGAATTTTTCCTCACCCAGGCAGTCCGCGGACTTTCGCAATCGCGAAGTGGGCTATGTCTGGCAGTTTCACTACCTTCTCCCCGAGTTTACCGCCCAGGAAAACGTGGCGATGCCGCTGCTGGCGAGGGGGGAGCCGCGCAAATCCGCTCTGGAAAAAGCGAAACACTGGCTGCATGAGGTTGAGCTCGGGGATCGAGCGGAGCATCGTTCGGGCGAGCTCTCGGGTGGAGAGCAGCAGCGCATCTCGCTGGCAAGGGCGCTGATCACTCAACCGAAAATCCTGTTAGCCGATGAACCGACCGGGGACCTGGATGGGCGGACGGCGGATGTCGTCTTTTCGCTGGTGGAACGCCTGCACCGGAGCCATGGGCTGACATCCTTAATCGTGACTCATAATACCGCGCTGGCGCAGCGATGTAGCCGGGTGCTTCGGTTAGAAAAGGGCCGAATTTACGAGGAATTGCCGGCGGTTGGACGGGCGTAG
- a CDS encoding carbonic anhydrase, producing MSQLDQFLDRNKKFAAEQSAAKTLLSLPDSLPKVKAVVIGCADMRVDPAFVLGLQPGEAVVIRNIGGRITPGLLEQIGLLGRIGQVAGKIPGGGGEFHLVVLHHTDCGITRLGGDPAMLAHYFQVSEEDLPSKAVMNPREAVAVDVAILKAIPALPGEWLLSGIVYDVATGLAEIVIPAEPIRA from the coding sequence ATGAGCCAGTTAGATCAGTTCTTGGATCGGAACAAGAAGTTCGCAGCGGAGCAGTCTGCTGCGAAAACTCTGTTGTCTTTGCCGGATTCCCTTCCCAAGGTAAAGGCCGTTGTCATCGGCTGCGCGGACATGCGCGTGGATCCAGCCTTCGTCCTCGGATTGCAGCCCGGTGAGGCCGTTGTCATACGCAACATCGGTGGTCGCATCACGCCGGGTCTGCTGGAGCAGATTGGCCTACTGGGGCGGATCGGCCAGGTGGCCGGCAAAATACCCGGAGGCGGTGGCGAATTCCATCTCGTCGTTCTTCACCACACCGACTGCGGCATCACCCGCCTCGGTGGCGATCCTGCCATGCTGGCACACTATTTTCAGGTATCCGAGGAAGACCTTCCGTCGAAGGCAGTTATGAATCCTCGCGAAGCGGTGGCCGTCGACGTGGCAATCCTCAAAGCGATCCCCGCCTTGCCCGGCGAGTGGCTCCTTTCCGGCATTGTCTATGATGTGGCGACCGGGCTTGCTGAGATCGTCATCCCCGCAGAGCCCATCCGTGCCTAG
- a CDS encoding zinc-binding dehydrogenase produces MCDLLAKGAINPPIAARFPLAEASAAMTLAESRTVQGKVVLLP; encoded by the coding sequence TTGTGTGACCTTCTAGCCAAGGGGGCCATCAATCCGCCGATCGCGGCGCGATTCCCACTCGCCGAGGCGAGTGCAGCGATGACGTTGGCCGAGTCGCGCACGGTGCAAGGTAAGGTTGTCCTTCTTCCCTGA
- a CDS encoding nuclear transport factor 2 family protein, translating into MSDVAEIVNPKTGMTPSEIREFVRNHFEEFVNRKNLDIGDINFAPEFEDHGADVPPGMPPGPAGAKAYVGGAYKKFPDIHVDILDLIADDDRVVVRNHWTGTEAATGTKYEFSGIVIWRIAHRQLVERWAYLTAPQPVKG; encoded by the coding sequence ATGAGCGATGTGGCGGAGATAGTAAACCCGAAGACGGGCATGACTCCCAGTGAGATCCGGGAATTTGTTCGGAACCACTTTGAAGAGTTTGTGAACCGGAAAAACCTCGACATCGGCGACATCAATTTTGCGCCTGAATTTGAAGATCACGGCGCGGATGTGCCGCCGGGAATGCCTCCGGGGCCGGCGGGCGCGAAGGCCTATGTGGGCGGAGCCTATAAGAAGTTCCCCGACATCCATGTGGACATTCTCGATTTGATCGCCGACGATGACCGGGTTGTGGTGCGCAACCATTGGACGGGCACCGAAGCGGCAACGGGGACGAAGTATGAATTCTCCGGGATTGTGATCTGGCGAATTGCTCATCGTCAGCTGGTCGAACGCTGGGCGTATCTGACTGCGCCCCAACCGGTCAAGGGATAA
- a CDS encoding TetR/AcrR family transcriptional regulator, with the protein MPTSYNEVMRYGPEHKAEIHQKIVKDASRRIRAEGMTGAAVSAVMRDAGLTHGGFYKHFGSKDELLMESLGEAFQQIADRLAHDAEQAHPEMAWKAIVKTYLSLEYCEHVESGCPLTALAPELARADPAMKPWIFEELKQYRSRMLPFMPGQRTADKERAFFSIFSTMVGAVEMARMLPEPAMRERVLASARDLLLRSF; encoded by the coding sequence TTGCCGACATCTTATAATGAAGTCATGCGCTACGGGCCCGAACACAAAGCCGAAATCCACCAGAAGATTGTGAAAGACGCCTCACGGCGGATTCGCGCCGAAGGGATGACGGGTGCCGCGGTTTCCGCCGTCATGCGGGACGCCGGCTTGACCCACGGGGGCTTCTACAAGCATTTCGGAAGCAAGGACGAGCTTCTGATGGAGTCTTTAGGCGAGGCATTTCAGCAAATAGCCGATCGACTTGCTCACGACGCCGAGCAGGCCCACCCCGAGATGGCGTGGAAGGCGATTGTGAAGACCTACCTGAGCCTGGAATATTGCGAACATGTCGAGTCCGGATGCCCCTTGACGGCGCTCGCACCCGAGCTGGCAAGGGCCGATCCAGCGATGAAGCCGTGGATCTTTGAGGAGCTGAAGCAATACAGGAGTCGAATGCTTCCGTTCATGCCAGGACAGCGAACTGCCGACAAAGAGCGCGCTTTTTTTTCCATCTTCTCAACGATGGTTGGGGCGGTTGAGATGGCACGAATGCTGCCCGAGCCGGCGATGCGAGAGAGAGTGCTGGCGAGCGCAAGGGATCTTCTCTTGCGCAGCTTCTAA
- a CDS encoding 4'-phosphopantetheinyl transferase family protein yields the protein MAPRNQTQAAVLLWPARRLPFEIGAGEVHLWAWGFAGSSTLAGEDLRTEDLRTEDLRILDDRERARTARFHFLPDRIRYSVCHANMRRILGSYLDMPPESLLFREGAGGKPELDGVVEVRFNLSHSKSVAVLGVALGMEIGVDVEDIHPIETGVAERFFSAAELARLRGLRGTEWLDGFYRCWTRKEAILKGEGVGLRIPLDSFDVSLLADEPTALLAARPESKLRVGWRLHALAAAEGTMGALAVDHPDVRLCMSSFSG from the coding sequence ATGGCTCCCCGCAACCAGACTCAAGCAGCAGTGTTGTTGTGGCCCGCGCGGCGGCTCCCGTTCGAGATCGGTGCGGGAGAGGTTCATCTGTGGGCGTGGGGATTCGCGGGAAGCTCGACGCTGGCTGGGGAGGACCTTCGCACCGAAGATCTTCGTACCGAGGATCTTCGCATTCTGGACGATCGGGAGCGGGCGCGGACCGCGCGGTTTCACTTTCTGCCGGATCGGATCCGCTATTCGGTTTGCCATGCGAATATGCGGAGGATCCTGGGCAGCTACCTGGATATGCCGCCGGAATCCCTGCTCTTTCGCGAGGGCGCCGGCGGCAAGCCGGAGCTGGACGGTGTGGTGGAGGTCCGCTTCAACCTCAGTCACAGCAAAAGTGTAGCGGTGCTAGGGGTGGCGTTGGGTATGGAGATCGGTGTCGATGTCGAGGACATCCATCCGATCGAGACCGGGGTCGCGGAGAGGTTCTTTTCGGCGGCCGAACTTGCCCGGCTGCGGGGGCTGCGCGGCACGGAGTGGTTGGACGGCTTCTATCGGTGCTGGACGCGCAAGGAGGCAATTCTCAAGGGAGAGGGAGTTGGTCTCCGCATCCCGCTGGATTCCTTTGATGTATCCCTGCTCGCCGATGAACCTACGGCCTTGCTGGCGGCGCGGCCAGAGTCGAAGCTGAGGGTTGGGTGGCGATTGCATGCGCTGGCGGCGGCGGAGGGAACGATGGGTGCGTTAGCCGTGGACCATCCGGATGTTCGCCTGTGTATGAGCTCGTTTTCCGGTTAA
- a CDS encoding Ig-like domain repeat protein: MGDTPTGYITKVSPGGSSLEYSTLIGAQNINSSAIAVDSSGDAYITGATSGGLPVTGNAFLKTLPNSTSSAFAMKFNPAGSALVYSTYLGGSSAGDSPDDQGSATAVDGAGHAYVAGCTRQTHFPTTPGALQTVNKASTGNNAFVSKLNEDGSGLDYSTYLGGTASATSGSKADCINAIAVDSAENAYVAGVAGSSDFPVTDGAVQARDLNSEFTGFVSKLNPAGSALVFSTYLGGSNFEEVTSIGIDAGLHVFVAGFTSSLDFPVTPGAFQRTNNCSLDPPGPCRPGTTNAFFTELKSDASSLIYSTYLGGHPSPDPGVPSAGAYGLAIGAAGEEVVAGATYAADFPVTAKAFQKQNKALDLVSSGGFTDNAFVTKFAEQPSSPLATTTTLSADPNPQKANTAITLLANVSADDGFGFLSGGVTFSVDGTQVDSTSLIGLTGVAVAYVNLAPGSHNIIAKYRGSTIYSPSTSATLKETVSSTASAPVALPLPGTYRKSQQVNLTSPSVGAAIYYTTNGAPPTQSSTKYAGPITVSSSETIKAIAVPSGGTPSTVTVAAYDIDTAAIVDQFITLVSSANPSAFGQPVTFTATVTAASGPAPTGSVVFLHGTGTLGSAPLVSHGSYSTAAFTTSALTPLGHSITVVYTGNATHTETSSPVLTQEVTP; the protein is encoded by the coding sequence ATTGGTGACACCCCCACTGGCTACATCACCAAAGTAAGTCCTGGAGGATCCTCACTAGAGTATTCGACCCTGATCGGAGCTCAAAACATCAATAGCTCGGCTATTGCGGTGGATAGTTCTGGAGACGCTTACATCACCGGTGCAACCTCTGGTGGCCTTCCTGTAACTGGGAATGCCTTCCTGAAAACACTTCCTAACTCAACTTCCTCCGCTTTCGCTATGAAGTTCAACCCGGCTGGAAGCGCTCTGGTGTACTCCACCTATCTAGGGGGATCTTCCGCAGGCGACTCGCCCGACGATCAAGGATCCGCAACTGCAGTCGATGGCGCAGGCCATGCCTATGTGGCAGGTTGCACGCGGCAGACGCATTTCCCCACGACGCCAGGAGCACTGCAGACCGTCAACAAAGCATCGACTGGTAACAACGCGTTCGTCTCGAAACTCAATGAGGATGGCAGCGGACTTGATTACTCAACGTATCTCGGAGGAACGGCCAGCGCCACCTCCGGCTCCAAAGCCGACTGCATCAATGCCATCGCAGTAGATAGCGCGGAAAATGCCTACGTTGCCGGAGTAGCAGGATCGAGCGATTTTCCTGTCACTGACGGAGCCGTCCAGGCGAGAGATTTAAATTCAGAGTTCACCGGCTTTGTTTCCAAGCTGAATCCGGCGGGATCGGCCCTGGTTTTTTCCACTTACCTCGGAGGCTCGAATTTCGAGGAAGTCACCTCGATTGGCATCGACGCAGGGCTCCACGTGTTCGTCGCCGGCTTCACCTCGTCACTCGACTTCCCGGTCACCCCCGGTGCATTCCAGCGGACCAACAACTGTTCATTGGATCCGCCTGGCCCGTGTAGGCCCGGTACGACAAATGCCTTCTTCACCGAATTGAAATCCGACGCCTCGTCCTTGATCTACTCCACGTACTTGGGTGGTCATCCTTCGCCAGATCCGGGGGTCCCCAGCGCAGGTGCATATGGTTTGGCAATAGGAGCGGCTGGCGAGGAAGTCGTCGCCGGGGCCACTTACGCCGCCGATTTTCCGGTGACCGCAAAGGCATTTCAGAAGCAAAACAAGGCTCTCGACCTGGTTTCGAGCGGCGGGTTCACCGATAACGCCTTCGTAACGAAATTTGCTGAGCAGCCGTCAAGCCCGCTGGCCACTACGACCACCCTGTCTGCAGATCCGAACCCTCAGAAGGCAAACACTGCCATAACGCTTCTCGCGAATGTGTCGGCCGACGATGGTTTCGGGTTCTTAAGTGGAGGAGTGACTTTCAGCGTGGATGGCACTCAGGTGGATAGCACCAGCCTTATTGGGCTTACTGGCGTCGCCGTCGCCTACGTCAACCTCGCTCCCGGAAGCCACAACATCATCGCGAAGTATCGAGGGAGCACGATCTACTCGCCTTCGACGAGCGCAACACTCAAGGAAACCGTCTCCAGCACCGCCTCAGCACCCGTCGCCCTGCCGCTGCCAGGCACTTACCGGAAAAGTCAGCAGGTGAACTTAACCAGTCCCAGTGTCGGCGCGGCCATCTACTACACCACCAATGGAGCGCCGCCGACCCAGTCGTCCACGAAATATGCCGGACCGATTACCGTCTCCTCGAGCGAGACGATCAAAGCAATTGCCGTGCCCAGCGGCGGCACTCCCAGCACGGTCACCGTAGCGGCTTATGACATCGATACTGCAGCGATCGTGGACCAATTTATTACGCTCGTCTCTTCGGCCAATCCAAGCGCCTTTGGACAGCCGGTGACCTTTACTGCCACCGTAACTGCGGCCTCCGGTCCAGCACCGACGGGTTCGGTGGTCTTCCTCCATGGAACCGGCACGCTCGGGTCTGCGCCGCTGGTCAGCCACGGAAGCTACTCTACTGCCGCATTCACCACTTCAGCGCTCACCCCGCTCGGTCATTCCATCACTGTGGTCTATACGGGCAACGCGACACACACCGAAACGTCCTCTCCCGTGCTTACCCAGGAGGTCACTCCCTAA
- a CDS encoding winged helix-turn-helix transcriptional regulator — MAKEHYGCPVQATINLLSGKWKVQILWHLSFQPLRFAELRRKLPKITEKVLTEQVRLLEAGGLVQRDVTPSVPPAVTYSLKPEGERLIPMLANLCDWGSQHFHMLPSLPRPKQPVVDHAETLIAAS; from the coding sequence ATGGCGAAAGAACACTACGGCTGTCCCGTTCAGGCGACCATCAACTTGCTTTCAGGCAAATGGAAGGTGCAGATCCTTTGGCATCTTTCGTTTCAACCCTTGCGGTTTGCCGAACTCCGAAGGAAGCTGCCAAAGATCACCGAAAAGGTGCTCACCGAACAAGTTCGATTACTCGAAGCCGGCGGCCTGGTGCAACGCGATGTCACACCATCGGTGCCGCCCGCCGTGACTTACTCGTTAAAGCCAGAGGGGGAACGGCTGATTCCAATGCTCGCAAACCTATGTGATTGGGGTAGCCAACATTTCCATATGCTGCCAAGCCTTCCTCGTCCAAAACAGCCCGTCGTTGACCATGCTGAAACCCTTATCGCTGCGTCTTAA